The Acetobacter oryzifermentans genomic interval ACCTATCGCTCCGTTTATGGCGCAGGCCAATGTGCAACGTGGTGGCGCAACCGTCAGGCAGGTTTGCGCACAGTGCCACGCTTTGGCTGGTGGATCTGCGGAAAACGCTGGGCCACCGCTGGCCAGTGTTGCAGGGCGTGCTGTGGCATCCTGCGCTGGCTACGCCTATTCTGCGGCTTTGCAGCAGCATGCAGGCCAACACTGGACAGACCAGATGCTGGCAGATTGGCTTATGGCCCCTGCCCGCTTTGCGCCCGGTACACGTATGTCACTCACCGGCATACCTGATCCCGCCCAGCGGGCAGATGTTATTGCATTTCTTCATACTCTCGGCGGGCAGGCTGCGCCCGCACAGGCAGGATGCACACCATGACACATTCGGAAGAACTCGGCCTTTTTACAGATGTAGCAACCATGATGGCAGATGCCGCCCGCACGGTTGTTCGCCCGTGGTTCCGACGGGATGTGGCGGTGGACGATAAAAAGGATGAAAGCCCCGTAACCATTGCGGATCGCAGTGCGGAACGGGTGATGCGCGCCATTCTGGCCGAGCGCTTGCCAGATCATGGCGTGTTTGGTGAGGAGTTTGGCCATGAAAACGCAGCGGCTCCGTGGCAATGGCTGCTGGACCCAGTTGATGGTACGCGATCCTTTGTAACGGGGCGGCCCATGTTTGGTACGCTTATTGCCCTTTGCCATCATGGCGTGCCGGTGCTTGGGCTGTTGGATCAGCCGGTTCTGGATGAGCGCTGGTTGGGCGTGAAGGGCCAGCCTACGCAGTTTTTTTCACCGCTGGGCGGACGCCCTGCTACACGCCAGAACGTGGCGTTAGAAGCAGCAGAAATGTCCTGCACTTCCCCCGAAATGCTGGAACTGGCCCCGCATACAGGTTGGAAAACCCTAAAAGCCTGCGCCAAACGCATGACATGGGGGGGGGATTGCTACGCCTATGGTCTTCTGGCTTTAGGGCAGATTGACCTGATAGCCGAATGTGACATGAATCCGTGGGATTGGGCCGCCCTTGTACCTGTTATTGAAGGTGCCGGTGGCACCATAACGGCGTGGGACGGTACGCCCTTGCGGATGGATGGAGACCGCACAGTTCTAGCTGCGGGTTCGGCCCCCCTGCATCAGCAAGCCGTGGCAACTTTGCAGGCAGATCGCTAGATTTCGGCGTCATTTCTTTATCTCTCATGCGGCAGCCCTATCAATTTTGTGGTTTTTGAGATAGGTCTGCGGCTCGGCACAACAGCTATTTGGTCGGTTCTACATGAGTACAAGCACGCACCTGTCTCTCCCCAAGGACAAGATCCGCATTCTGCTGCTGGAGGGTATCCACGACAGTGCCGTCGCCCTTCTTAAGGCCAGCGGTTATGAAAACGTTGTGCGTCATAAAGGCGCGCTGGAGGGGGATGCCCTCAAAGAAGCGCTGGAAGGTGTGCATATTGTCGGCATTCGTTCCCGCACGCAGCTGACAAAGGACGTGCTGGATGGCGCAGACCGGCTTATGGCCATTGGCTGCTTCTGTATCGGCACCAATCAGGTTGATCTTGAAGCCGCGCGTATGAACGGTATTCCCGTTTTTAACGCGCCTTACAGCAACACACGTTCCGTGGCGGAACTGGTGATGGGCGAAATTGTTATGCTCATGCGCCGCATTTTCCCCCGCTCTGTGGAATGCCATGAGGGCAAATGGTCTAAATCCGCTCATAATAGCTGGGAAGTGCGCGGCAAAACGCTGGGTATTGTCGGTTATGGCTCCATTGGCTCCCAGCTTTCCGTGCTGGCAGAAGCCTTTGGCATGCGTGTGGTGTATTACGATGTGGTGGACAAACTGGGCCACGGCAATGCGCTACCAGTAGAAACGCTGGAAGACCTGCTGGGGCAGAGCGATGTGGTGAGCCTGCACGTGCCACAGTTGCCCACAACCAAGAACCTGATGGGTGAAGCCCAGATCAAGGCGATGAAGAAAGGATCTTTCCTCATCAACAACGCACGCGGCAACGTGGTTGATCTGGATGCCTTGGCAGAAGCGCTGAAAAGCGGCCATCTGCTGGGTGCCGCTATTGATGTGTACCCCAAGGAACCCAAAGGCCCGAACGACAAGCTGGAAACACCATTGCAGGGGCTGGATAACGTTATTCTTTCCCCGCATGTTGGTGGTTCCACCGTGGAAGCGCAGGAACGCATTGGCGTGGAAGTGGCGCGTAAGCTGGTGGAATATTCCGATGTGGGATCCACCTTTGGTTCCGTGAATTTCCCCGGCGTACAGTTGCCGCAAAGCCCACGTGGCACCCGCTTTATGCATGCGCATCGCAACGTGCCGGGTATGATGATGCGCCTGAACGAAATCTTCATGAATGCAGATTGCAACGTTACGGCGCAGTTTTTGCAGACGGATGGAGAAATCGGTTACGTGGTGATTGAAGCCGATACCGGCGGCAGCACGGAACTGGATGATCGTCTTTTGCAGGCATTGCGTGGGCTGGAAGGCACAATCCGCGCACGCTTGATTTACAAAGGTAAATAAGCGTGTCTATCGGGGCGGGAATACTCAATTCCCGCATCCGAAGCTTTGCTTTTTGCGGCATAGAAGCCCGCCCCGTTTGGGTGGAAGTGCAAATTTCCAGCGGTTTGCCAGCCTTTTTAATGGTTGGTCTGCCGGATAAAGCCGTGGCAGAAGCGCGCGAGCGTGTGCGTGCGGCACTTACTTCCATTGGGCTTGCGCTGCCCGCCAAGCGTATTCTGGTTAATCTGGTTCCTGCGGATATTCCCAAGGAAGGATCTCATTTCGATCTTCCCATTGCGTTGGCATTGCTTACCGCCATGGGCGTGATACCGGGTGAGGAAGTGGCGCGTTATGCCGCTTTAGGTGAACTTTCCCTAGATGGACGGCTTAACCCTGTTGCGGGTGTGCTTTCTGCTTCTCTGGAAGCATCTTCCATGAATCTGGGTTTGGTGTGCCCTGCGGCGCAGGGGCAGGAAGCCCTGTGTGGTGGAGATATTTCCATTCTGGCCGCACCAGATTTGCTGGCGCTTATCAACCATTTTAACGGGCTACAGGTTTTATCTCCCCCAATATTTTCCGCGCAGGAAGATGAGCCAGTATCTGAACCCGATCTGTCAGATATACGTGGGATGGAAACAGGCCGTCGCGCGCTGGAAATTGCAGCGGCAGGCGTACATTCCCTCTTGTTAAGCGGGCCGCCGGGTGCGGGTAAATCCATGCTGGCAGCGCGTTTGCCTAGCCTGTTGCCAGATCTTTCTGTGGCGGAAAGCTTGGATGTCTCGCGCATTTATAGCGCGGCGGGCTTGCTGGTAGGCGGTCGGCCTATCAGACGTCCTCCATTTCGTGATCCGCATCATTCAGCCAGCCTGCCTGCTTTGGTAGGCGGAGGTGCGCGTGCGCGGCCGGGCGAAATTAGTTTGGCGCATCGGGGTGTGCTGTTTCTGGACGAATTGCCAGAGTTTTCTCGCTCTGCTTTGGAAGCGCTGCGGCAACCGTTGGAAACTGGCCATATCAGTATTGCACGTGCTGCCGTGCATGTCACCTACCCTGCCCGCTTTCAGCTTATTGCGGCCATGAACCCCTGCCGTTGCGGTTATCTGGGTGATGCCAGCCGGGAATGCAGAAAAGCCCCGCGCTGTGGTGAGGATTACATGAACCGTCTTTCTGGCCCATTGTTGGACAGAATAGACATGCATCTTGCTATGCAGCCCTATGAACCGTTGGGATATATGGCCGGTCCTCCGGGAGAAAACAGCGCAACAGTAGCAGAGCGAGTGCGGTGTGCCCGCCAGATGCAGGCAGAGCGGCAAGGTGCGCGCAAAAACGCAGAAGCCGCTTTGGAAGATTTGTGCGTATCGGCAGAAGCGCAGAATATGGCGCAAGCTATAGCGGCCAGATTTCGTTTTTCAGCACGCGGCTATACGCGCATGTTACGCGTGGCGCGCAGCATTGCTGATCTTGCTGCTGAAGCAGATATTCAGCCTCAGCATGTGGCAGAAGCAGCTACCTATCGCAGCCGGAGTTCTGCTCATTAACCCCGGCTGTGATAGCTATGGTTTTCTTGGTTACTTACCGGGTAGCACTTGCAGGCCTTGTTCTAGATCAGCAATCAGATCATCCGGGCTTTCCAATCCAATCTGAAGGCGGAAGGCGGGGCCGTCCTGCACAGGGGATTCACTGCTTCGGGTAATGCCGCCAGTAGTCGGCAGAATCAGGCTTTCATACCCGCCCCAAGAGGCGCCAATGCCATACATATTCAGGGCATCAATCATGCGCTGCATATCCTGCGCTGTGTAATCGGCTTTCAGCACAACGCCAAATAGGCTGCCTGCTCCGGTAAAATCGCGTTTCCAATATGTATGGCCGGGGCATTCTGGTAATGCGGGGTGCAGCACGCGGGCCACTTCCGGCCGGGTTTGCAGCCATTTGGCAATCTGCAAGGCAGATTTTGCCTGCTGGGCCAACCGCACGCCCATAGTGCGAAGGCCACGTAGCGTAAGCCAACATTCATCTGGCCCGGCCACCTGCCCCATCTGAATGGCCGCATCGCGCAAGGTATGCCACAGGCGCGTGTCCGCAACGGTAATGGCCCCTGCAATGACATCTGAATGGCCTGCCGGGTATTTTGTAAGCGCCTGAATGGAAACATCTACACCATGCTTGAATGGCGCAAAAATACCAAAGCCCCATGTATTATCAAAAAACAGCAAGGCCCCATGCGCATGGGCAACTTCTGCCAGCATGGCAACATCCTGCACCTCAAACGTGTGACTGCCGGGGCTTTCTGTAAACACCACGCGTGTATTGGGGCGCATCAGGGCGGTTATGGTTGCGGCATCCGCGCAAGGTGGAAAATAGGAAATTTCCACACCAAAGCGCTTGAGCATGTTTTCTGCAAAGCGTCGGGTTGGGCCATATACGTTATCGGCCAGCAGGCAGTGATCTCCTGCTTTTAGAAAAGCCAGAAGCGGTGTGGTGCAGGCAGCCAAGCCAGAGCAGACAATTTGTGTATCTGTACCGCCTTCTATGGTTGCAATAGCCTTTTCCAACGCGTGCTGGGTGG includes:
- a CDS encoding c-type cytochrome encodes the protein MDGRFLNRIAVSAVLSAGVLATCVFAARSTVPDTTPARPAFSLPGLEPVPIAPFMAQANVQRGGATVRQVCAQCHALAGGSAENAGPPLASVAGRAVASCAGYAYSAALQQHAGQHWTDQMLADWLMAPARFAPGTRMSLTGIPDPAQRADVIAFLHTLGGQAAPAQAGCTP
- a CDS encoding inositol monophosphatase family protein — encoded protein: MTHSEELGLFTDVATMMADAARTVVRPWFRRDVAVDDKKDESPVTIADRSAERVMRAILAERLPDHGVFGEEFGHENAAAPWQWLLDPVDGTRSFVTGRPMFGTLIALCHHGVPVLGLLDQPVLDERWLGVKGQPTQFFSPLGGRPATRQNVALEAAEMSCTSPEMLELAPHTGWKTLKACAKRMTWGGDCYAYGLLALGQIDLIAECDMNPWDWAALVPVIEGAGGTITAWDGTPLRMDGDRTVLAAGSAPLHQQAVATLQADR
- the serA gene encoding phosphoglycerate dehydrogenase; amino-acid sequence: MSTSTHLSLPKDKIRILLLEGIHDSAVALLKASGYENVVRHKGALEGDALKEALEGVHIVGIRSRTQLTKDVLDGADRLMAIGCFCIGTNQVDLEAARMNGIPVFNAPYSNTRSVAELVMGEIVMLMRRIFPRSVECHEGKWSKSAHNSWEVRGKTLGIVGYGSIGSQLSVLAEAFGMRVVYYDVVDKLGHGNALPVETLEDLLGQSDVVSLHVPQLPTTKNLMGEAQIKAMKKGSFLINNARGNVVDLDALAEALKSGHLLGAAIDVYPKEPKGPNDKLETPLQGLDNVILSPHVGGSTVEAQERIGVEVARKLVEYSDVGSTFGSVNFPGVQLPQSPRGTRFMHAHRNVPGMMMRLNEIFMNADCNVTAQFLQTDGEIGYVVIEADTGGSTELDDRLLQALRGLEGTIRARLIYKGK
- a CDS encoding YifB family Mg chelatase-like AAA ATPase, which encodes MSIGAGILNSRIRSFAFCGIEARPVWVEVQISSGLPAFLMVGLPDKAVAEARERVRAALTSIGLALPAKRILVNLVPADIPKEGSHFDLPIALALLTAMGVIPGEEVARYAALGELSLDGRLNPVAGVLSASLEASSMNLGLVCPAAQGQEALCGGDISILAAPDLLALINHFNGLQVLSPPIFSAQEDEPVSEPDLSDIRGMETGRRALEIAAAGVHSLLLSGPPGAGKSMLAARLPSLLPDLSVAESLDVSRIYSAAGLLVGGRPIRRPPFRDPHHSASLPALVGGGARARPGEISLAHRGVLFLDELPEFSRSALEALRQPLETGHISIARAAVHVTYPARFQLIAAMNPCRCGYLGDASRECRKAPRCGEDYMNRLSGPLLDRIDMHLAMQPYEPLGYMAGPPGENSATVAERVRCARQMQAERQGARKNAEAALEDLCVSAEAQNMAQAIAARFRFSARGYTRMLRVARSIADLAAEADIQPQHVAEAATYRSRSSAH
- the metC gene encoding cystathionine beta-lyase encodes the protein MTDENRVSAGWLKLASSLSHVARPQAAEAGTYVNLPLERGSTVVFPSLDAMQQTGRKRYEHVSIYGAMGSPTQHALEKAIATIEGGTDTQIVCSGLAACTTPLLAFLKAGDHCLLADNVYGPTRRFAENMLKRFGVEISYFPPCADAATITALMRPNTRVVFTESPGSHTFEVQDVAMLAEVAHAHGALLFFDNTWGFGIFAPFKHGVDVSIQALTKYPAGHSDVIAGAITVADTRLWHTLRDAAIQMGQVAGPDECWLTLRGLRTMGVRLAQQAKSALQIAKWLQTRPEVARVLHPALPECPGHTYWKRDFTGAGSLFGVVLKADYTAQDMQRMIDALNMYGIGASWGGYESLILPTTGGITRSSESPVQDGPAFRLQIGLESPDDLIADLEQGLQVLPGK